A single Pseudomonas putida DNA region contains:
- a CDS encoding ABC transporter substrate-binding protein, with amino-acid sequence MRHVTALSTLLALGLLSQAPALQAKNLVFCSEGSPAGFDTAQYTSATDNDAAEPIYNRLVEFERGGTAVHPALATKWEVSDDGLRYTFHLREGVKFHANKAFTPSRDFNADDVLFTFNRMLDKDQPFRKAYPTEFPYFVSMGLDKNIAQVEKTGPLTVVFTLNKVDAAFIQNLAMSFAAILSAEYAEQLLANGRPSDINQQPIGTGPFVFQRYQKDSQIRFKGNKAYWAPEEVKIDNLVFSINTDPSVRIQKLRRNECQVTLHPRPADLPALKADGKLQVMQQPGFNLGYIAYNTQHPPFDRLEVRQAMDMAVNKQAILQAVFQDSGQLAVNAMPPTQWSYDNSLKDAPFDPEKARQLLQQAGVKPGTEITLWAMPVQRPYNPNAKLMAEMLQADWNKLGFKVRIVSYEWGEYLKRMKSGEHDIALIGWTGDNGDPDNWLGTLYSCDAIGSNNYSLWCDPQYDSLVKQAKQVTDREQRTALYQQAQQRLKQQVPITPVAHSTVNQPLSIKVADFKVSPFGRNDFSGVSVD; translated from the coding sequence ATGCGCCACGTCACCGCCCTTTCGACCCTGCTCGCCCTCGGCCTGCTGAGCCAGGCCCCTGCCCTTCAGGCCAAGAACCTGGTGTTCTGTTCCGAAGGCAGCCCGGCCGGTTTCGACACCGCCCAGTACACCAGCGCCACCGACAACGACGCCGCCGAGCCGATCTACAACCGCCTGGTGGAGTTCGAACGTGGCGGCACGGCAGTACACCCGGCGCTGGCGACAAAATGGGAAGTCTCCGACGATGGCCTGCGTTACACCTTCCACCTGCGCGAAGGCGTGAAGTTCCACGCCAACAAGGCCTTCACACCCAGCCGTGATTTCAACGCCGACGACGTGCTGTTCACCTTCAACCGCATGCTCGACAAGGACCAGCCCTTCCGTAAGGCCTATCCCACCGAATTCCCCTATTTCGTCAGCATGGGGCTGGACAAGAACATCGCCCAGGTCGAAAAGACCGGGCCGCTGACCGTGGTCTTCACCCTGAACAAGGTGGATGCCGCCTTCATCCAGAACCTGGCAATGAGCTTCGCCGCGATCCTGTCAGCCGAGTACGCCGAGCAGCTGCTGGCCAACGGGCGCCCCAGCGACATCAACCAGCAGCCGATCGGCACCGGGCCGTTCGTGTTCCAGCGCTACCAGAAGGATTCGCAGATCCGCTTCAAGGGCAACAAGGCGTACTGGGCACCGGAAGAAGTGAAGATCGACAATCTGGTGTTCTCGATCAACACCGACCCGTCGGTGCGCATCCAGAAGCTGCGCCGCAACGAATGCCAGGTCACCTTGCACCCGCGCCCGGCCGACCTGCCGGCGCTCAAGGCCGACGGCAAACTGCAGGTCATGCAACAGCCGGGCTTCAACCTTGGCTATATCGCCTACAACACCCAGCACCCACCGTTTGATCGCCTGGAAGTGCGCCAGGCCATGGACATGGCCGTGAACAAGCAGGCAATCCTCCAGGCGGTGTTCCAGGACTCCGGCCAGCTGGCGGTCAACGCCATGCCGCCGACCCAGTGGTCTTATGACAACAGCCTCAAGGACGCGCCCTTCGACCCGGAAAAGGCCAGGCAACTGCTGCAGCAGGCCGGGGTCAAGCCAGGCACCGAGATCACCCTGTGGGCCATGCCCGTGCAGCGCCCGTACAACCCCAATGCCAAGCTGATGGCCGAGATGCTGCAGGCCGACTGGAACAAGCTCGGCTTCAAGGTGCGCATCGTCAGCTACGAATGGGGCGAGTACCTCAAACGCATGAAGAGCGGCGAGCACGACATTGCCCTGATCGGCTGGACTGGCGACAACGGCGACCCGGACAACTGGCTCGGCACCCTCTACAGCTGCGACGCCATCGGCAGCAACAACTACTCGCTGTGGTGCGACCCGCAGTACGACAGCCTGGTCAAGCAGGCCAAGCAGGTCACTGATCGCGAGCAGCGCACGGCCTTGTACCAGCAAGCCCAGCAGCGCCTGAAACAGCAGGTGCCGATCACCCC
- a CDS encoding ABC transporter substrate-binding protein, translating to MLKHAVIPFLLGAGLLAGAPLAHAASNLVFCSEGSPAGFDPGQYTTGTDFDASAETVFNRLTQFERGGTAVIPGLATKWEVTDDGKTYTFHLREGVKFHTTDYFKPTREFNADDVLFTFDRMLDKDHPFRKAYPTEFPYFTDMGMDKNIAKVEKLDEHTVKFTLNEVDAAFIQNLAMSFASIQSAEYADQLLKDGKAADINQKPIGTGPFVFSKYQKDAQIRFKGNKDYWKPEDVKIDNLIFAITTDASVRMQKLKKNECQVTLFPRPADIEPLKADKNLQMPQQAGFNLGYIAYNVMDKIKGSNEPNPMAKLEVRQALDMAVDKKKIIESVYQGAGQLAVNGMPPTQWSYDTSIKDAPYDPEKAKQLLKQAGIKEGTEITLWAMPVQRPYNPNAKLMAEMLQSDWAKIGIKAKIVSYEWGEYIKRSKGGEQGAMLIGWSGDNGDPDNWLGTLYGCDAVDGNNFSKWCYKPYDDLIKQAKATSDQAKRTELYQKAQHILKEQVPITPIAHSTVYQPMSAKVKDFKISPFALNAFYGVSVDK from the coding sequence ATGCTCAAACACGCAGTCATTCCGTTCCTGCTAGGTGCAGGTTTGCTCGCTGGCGCTCCGCTGGCCCACGCCGCGTCCAATCTGGTGTTCTGCTCCGAGGGCAGCCCGGCTGGCTTCGACCCGGGGCAATACACCACCGGAACCGACTTCGACGCCTCGGCCGAGACCGTGTTCAACCGCCTGACCCAGTTCGAACGCGGCGGTACCGCGGTCATCCCGGGCCTTGCGACCAAATGGGAAGTGACCGACGACGGCAAGACCTACACCTTCCACCTGCGCGAAGGGGTCAAGTTCCACACCACCGACTACTTCAAGCCGACCCGCGAATTCAACGCCGACGACGTGCTGTTCACCTTCGACCGCATGCTCGACAAGGACCACCCCTTCCGCAAGGCCTACCCCACCGAGTTCCCGTACTTCACCGACATGGGCATGGACAAGAACATTGCCAAGGTGGAGAAGCTTGACGAGCACACGGTGAAATTCACCCTGAATGAAGTGGACGCCGCCTTCATCCAGAACCTGGCCATGAGCTTCGCCTCTATCCAGTCCGCCGAATATGCCGACCAGTTGCTCAAGGACGGCAAGGCCGCCGATATCAACCAGAAGCCGATCGGTACCGGCCCGTTCGTGTTCAGCAAGTACCAGAAAGACGCGCAGATCCGCTTCAAGGGCAACAAGGACTACTGGAAGCCCGAGGACGTGAAGATCGACAACCTGATCTTCGCCATCACCACCGATGCCTCGGTGCGCATGCAGAAGCTGAAGAAGAACGAGTGCCAGGTCACCCTGTTCCCGCGCCCGGCCGACATCGAGCCGCTGAAGGCCGACAAGAACCTGCAGATGCCGCAGCAGGCCGGCTTCAACCTCGGCTACATCGCCTATAACGTGATGGACAAGATCAAGGGCAGCAACGAGCCCAACCCGATGGCCAAGCTTGAAGTGCGCCAGGCACTGGACATGGCCGTCGACAAGAAGAAGATCATCGAATCGGTCTACCAGGGCGCAGGGCAACTCGCCGTCAACGGCATGCCGCCGACCCAGTGGTCCTACGACACCAGCATCAAGGACGCGCCGTACGACCCGGAAAAAGCCAAGCAGCTGCTCAAGCAAGCCGGCATCAAGGAAGGCACCGAGATCACCCTGTGGGCCATGCCCGTGCAGCGCCCGTACAACCCCAACGCCAAGCTGATGGCCGAGATGCTGCAATCGGACTGGGCGAAGATCGGCATCAAGGCCAAGATCGTCAGTTACGAATGGGGCGAGTACATCAAGCGCTCCAAGGGCGGCGAACAAGGCGCCATGCTGATCGGCTGGAGCGGCGACAACGGTGACCCGGACAACTGGCTGGGCACCCTCTACGGCTGCGATGCCGTCGACGGCAACAACTTCTCCAAGTGGTGCTACAAGCCTTACGACGACCTGATCAAGCAGGCCAAGGCCACCTCCGACCAGGCCAAACGCACCGAGCTGTACCAGAAGGCCCAGCACATCCTCAAGGAGCAGGTGCCGATCACCCCGATCGCCCACTCCACGGTGTACCAGCCGATGAGTGCCAAAGTGAAGGACTTCAAGATCAGCCCGTTTGCGTTGAACGCGTTCTACGGCGTCAGCGTGGACAAATAG